In Paraglaciecola sp. T6c, the sequence AAGGTTGTGACTCTTGCCCTCGCTGCTTTTCGCCACCTAATGAAAATGCCCAAACGGGACGTATTTCTTGCACCGTGTCGCCGTTAATTTTTGACAGGGGGCTGTAGCGTTGACCTTTAAGACCCATGCCATACGACACCACATCATCTGTGGTCGCTTGGTCATTTAAAATATCTTTGTCTGTAACGTTTGCGGATACCGCAGGGGACAGTGCAATGGATATGAGCACTGATAATGACAATACTGCTTTCATACCTTTATTGTTCATCGTTATTTCCTCATGAAATTTTAGTTTTTTGCGTGTTTGAATTCAGGGTCTAATTAAGGTCATTGCTGTCTATTTCATATCGTTAAAACGGAACCTTTATTAGGGTAGATGCATAGTATTCTGTGCGTTTAATTGGCTCTATGACTCAGGCGTAGGATATTTATTCATCACTTAGTAGGAGAGCTTAAGGCGTACGTTCAGGGAGAGTAATATTCAGGGATTTCATATGTAATCTGGTAATCCTCAAATATTTTTCTCATGCTGCCGTCTTTCGTCATTTGCTCAACAATATCGCCTATGGCATAACCCAACTGGCGATAATCCGCCTTGACGGCCATGCCGATGTCCCACTTTTGTTTGCCAATATTCGGGAAACCGTTTTGTGCCAAAGGATAGCGCTGGTTGTTTAAATGGCTTTGGTAGTAACTGATTTGACTGCGCATGCCCATCACAGCATCCACTTCTTTTGCTTGCATTGCTTGTATCGCCAAAGGGATGGTGACAAATTGCTTGCTTCTGTCGCGCATGCGGCCAGCAAAGGCTGACATCAAATAAAACTGAGGGATAGAATCGTTTTCAACGCCTATATCGTGGTATTGGAAAACCGCAATTGTTGGCACAGACTCAATCGCTGATTGATCAAACACTATCTGCCAAGATTCCACGTGGTAAGGCGCAAACATATGCACTTGGCCGTTCACCAATTCACCTATGTCATCGCGTTTCAAGCTGTATTTTTTATCGTAGGGGACCCGCAGCATTAGGTCTGCCACGGTGCGATCGAGGAAATGCCCCTTCCAGATATTATTTCGCAGGTCATCTTCTACGGACTCATCCGCAGTGGCCCATTTTAACTTGAGCTTTACGCCTAGTTGCTGGGCAATATGCTTGGCTATTTCCACATCAATGCCCAGATCTTGGCCATTTTGTTGAAACGAAAAAGGCACGAAATCGCGATAAACCGCTACCGTGATAAAGTCGGTTTGTATGATGTCATCGAAAGGGCGGGCCAGACTTGTTTGGCAGATAAACAGCGCGTAAGCCGCCCATATAACCCGATGTAAGGTTTTACTGGGTGTCACTGACAGACTCTAACCAGCTGCGAATGGCCCACAATGCTTCTTGATTGAGGTGTTCGGTCATCTTAGGCATGTAAACAGCACCGTTTCGGACAGCCCCATTTTGCACGCGATATACGTACCATTCGTCGCCATCGTAGTCAGGGGCTAGCATGCGTAAATCCGGTGCTATACCACCAGAGACACCGCCTAAGCCATGACACCGGGCACAGTTCTGATTGTAAGCTGATGAGCCAACTCGCAAAATCTCGTCCCGATCGTGACCTTCTACGTCACGGTACGGATTTGTGTCAGACCATTCTTCGCCTAACTCGGGTATGGTTGAGGTATCAACACTCTGCGGCGTCACAGAGCCATGTGCAGCCAAACCAAAAGAACAAGTCGTTATGGCTGCTATAAAAATGCTGCGGCTTAATGTATGTCTAATCATCACCGTTTATCCTCTTTGTATGTAACTGGTTAGTCATTTAATCAACGAGGGTTAGCTTACCCATCTACGGGGCATTCACACATTGCACTTTAGCTAGATTAAATCTCATCCTTTAGGATGATTTTTAACAAAGTTTCTCAGCGAAAACACACTTAACTCTTTAAATTCATGCGGTTAGCGGATGTGGCCTAGAATTTCCAACAGGGGTGTTCTTCTATATGCTGATGTTAAAAGTCGTTTTAGCATGAACTGTAGTGTGCAAAGTAATGTGAAATTTAGCGTAAGGAGAAGAGCGGACTATGAACACGCAAACAAGCCGTTTAAAGAAGCAGAAAATAAGCGTTATTAACCGTCTCACTTGGGTTTTGTCTACGGTTTGTATTTTGCTATGGAATGGCCATTCGGTCGCTAAAAATGTTCCCCTTAGCTATGAGGTGAATTATTTGAAGCTATTGAACGCGCCCGTGGCAACGTTCAGCAATATCAATGTGTTACCTGAAAACAGTGGTTTGCCTGGCGCGCAGTTAGCGGTGGCTGATGCTAACTCAACAGGTAAATTCATTGGTCAATCTTTCACATTATCTCAGTTTGAGTTGCACGCTCCTCAAGAAGTGCTCAAGCGTATTGATCAGCAGTTTAAAAAGGGTGTGTTTGTATTTCTTGTCAGTGCGGACAGCGGTGTGTTTGAAACCATAGACAAATGGGCGAAAAACAAACCTGTGCTGGTGTTTAATGTCAGTGAGCCGGCGGATGATATGCGCCACACCTTGTGTTTGTCATCTGTGTTACACACAGTCCCAAGTTACCGAATGAAGTCAGACGCATTGGCACAATGGCTTGTGGCAAAACGGTTATCTAAAATACTGTTGATCAAAGGCAAGGGAGTGGCCGATGAGCATATAGCATATGCGTTTTCTCTTGCAGCGAAACGTTTTGGATTAAACATTATCGAACAAAAAGTGTGGGACTTTAACACTGACTTGCGCCGCAGTACTCAGCAAGAAATTCCGCTATTTACCCAAACTTCGCGCCCCTATGATGTGGTCTTTGTCGCTGATGCTCACAAGGACTTCGCCGAATTCATTCCTTACAACACATATTTGCCAAGGCCAGTTATCGGTTCAGCAGGGCTAGAAGCACTGGCATGGCATCGAGTCATAGAGCAGTGGGGGGCGGCGCAATTGCAAAGTCGTTTTCGCAAAATGGCGGCAAGAGACATGAATGAATTAGATTTCAGTGCTTATTTGGCAGTGCGAAGTGTCGCTCAAGCGGCCCAGCAAACAGGTTCAGGTAAACCGGCAGAGTTGATTGATTATATTCATTCTGATGACTTTGAATTGGCTGCATATAAAGGGCGTAAGCTCAGCTTTCGTTCATGGAATGGTCAGTTAAGAATGCCTTTGGCGTTGGTGCAACCCAACGCTTTTGTGTCTGAATCGCCCCAAGCGGGCATGCTACATCCCACAAACGAACTTGATACCTTGGGTTTTGATGCACGCGAGATGCGCTGCGAATGAGCCGCCAATATCACCAGAGGTCACATATGAAAAAGAACGTTTTGAATATATCGCTAATGCTGGGGATGTTGCTTGGCTGCAATGTAATCACTTTGGTACACGCCCAAGAACTCGCTTACGTTTCCAATGAAAAGGACAACACGATTTCGGTCAT encodes:
- a CDS encoding substrate-binding periplasmic protein, with translation MTPSKTLHRVIWAAYALFICQTSLARPFDDIIQTDFITVAVYRDFVPFSFQQNGQDLGIDVEIAKHIAQQLGVKLKLKWATADESVEDDLRNNIWKGHFLDRTVADLMLRVPYDKKYSLKRDDIGELVNGQVHMFAPYHVESWQIVFDQSAIESVPTIAVFQYHDIGVENDSIPQFYLMSAFAGRMRDRSKQFVTIPLAIQAMQAKEVDAVMGMRSQISYYQSHLNNQRYPLAQNGFPNIGKQKWDIGMAVKADYRQLGYAIGDIVEQMTKDGSMRKIFEDYQITYEIPEYYSP
- the pedF gene encoding cytochrome c-550 PedF; amino-acid sequence: MIRHTLSRSIFIAAITTCSFGLAAHGSVTPQSVDTSTIPELGEEWSDTNPYRDVEGHDRDEILRVGSSAYNQNCARCHGLGGVSGGIAPDLRMLAPDYDGDEWYVYRVQNGAVRNGAVYMPKMTEHLNQEALWAIRSWLESVSDTQ
- a CDS encoding ABC transporter substrate-binding protein; the encoded protein is MNTQTSRLKKQKISVINRLTWVLSTVCILLWNGHSVAKNVPLSYEVNYLKLLNAPVATFSNINVLPENSGLPGAQLAVADANSTGKFIGQSFTLSQFELHAPQEVLKRIDQQFKKGVFVFLVSADSGVFETIDKWAKNKPVLVFNVSEPADDMRHTLCLSSVLHTVPSYRMKSDALAQWLVAKRLSKILLIKGKGVADEHIAYAFSLAAKRFGLNIIEQKVWDFNTDLRRSTQQEIPLFTQTSRPYDVVFVADAHKDFAEFIPYNTYLPRPVIGSAGLEALAWHRVIEQWGAAQLQSRFRKMAARDMNELDFSAYLAVRSVAQAAQQTGSGKPAELIDYIHSDDFELAAYKGRKLSFRSWNGQLRMPLALVQPNAFVSESPQAGMLHPTNELDTLGFDAREMRCE